In Symmachiella dynata, the following are encoded in one genomic region:
- a CDS encoding ABC transporter permease subunit/CPBP intramembrane protease — translation MINWKNVKLIFMRELRDQLRDRRTLFMIIVLPLLLYPGLGIGMVQLTVLFSEQPRTVVILGDKNLSPKTLPPLLEGDGFARDLFADSADAAKLRVLSQSELVAANSDGKVSEKDAELLQRAESISSMVPERERLQQELAELQGTAQFGTANTERMEELRRQLTAINAEMGKLFAESKIQTLVIIPQDFGESVASANQQLVERGGATVRIADYARPLIVHNSADEKSQITYSRVAEVLEHWEDQILDQRLELADLPANLHRPVEARGADLAMIEQLSSKLWSQLFPGLLVLMSITGAFYPAIDLAAGEKERGTMETLLICPASRSEIVVGKFFTVMSFSIMTALLNLISMGMTGRYMVGLMGARTMPGMTTPTLPSLGDVAWIVIFLVPLAAMFSSLCLALATFARSSKEGQYYLTPLLMVTLGLTMFCLSPGVELTERPMYSVMPVCGVALLLKGLLMSSLSTAPLYVYAVPVLGSTLFYSFLALYWAIEQFKSEDVLFREAERFDLKLWVHHLLRDKEPTPSFSEAVICFILIMMLQFVAISASGGGAGTGWMIRMLLITQIAVIASPALFMGVMLTTSLRQTFRLYLPRLKMVAVAMVLAVAMHVLSFEWLHQLDWFFPKLPDSMEEPLKRLMSANMPWWIMLGTMALAPAICEELAFRGFILSGLRRTGRTWMAIGLSSCAFGFMHMIPHQVFNATLLGLVLGIIAIRSNSLLPGVIFHLIYNSLGVIHGRIGPQLLERFRGNPLVRDVDGQMLYGWPTIVIAALIALPLLWRLIQGINPRSPRQVDQIAPNSAPTLVSPGAGSV, via the coding sequence ATGATCAACTGGAAAAATGTCAAACTGATTTTCATGCGGGAACTGCGCGATCAGCTCCGTGATCGGCGTACGTTGTTCATGATCATCGTCTTGCCGCTACTGCTGTATCCCGGTCTGGGAATCGGCATGGTGCAGTTGACGGTGCTTTTTTCCGAGCAACCGCGGACGGTCGTGATCTTGGGGGACAAGAATTTGTCGCCCAAAACCTTGCCGCCGTTGTTAGAAGGGGATGGATTCGCCAGAGATCTGTTTGCCGATTCCGCAGATGCCGCGAAATTGCGGGTGCTCTCACAATCGGAGCTTGTTGCGGCCAATAGCGACGGAAAAGTTTCTGAAAAAGATGCCGAGTTATTGCAGCGGGCCGAGTCGATTTCGTCGATGGTCCCCGAGCGCGAACGGTTGCAGCAAGAATTGGCCGAATTGCAGGGGACTGCCCAATTTGGGACTGCGAACACGGAGCGGATGGAGGAACTTCGGCGGCAGTTGACGGCGATCAACGCCGAAATGGGCAAGCTGTTTGCCGAGTCGAAAATCCAAACCTTGGTGATTATTCCCCAGGATTTTGGCGAATCGGTTGCATCGGCCAACCAGCAATTGGTGGAGCGCGGTGGCGCAACGGTGCGGATCGCTGACTATGCGCGCCCGTTGATTGTACACAACAGTGCCGATGAAAAATCGCAGATCACCTATAGCCGCGTCGCCGAAGTTTTGGAGCATTGGGAAGATCAGATTCTCGATCAGCGTCTAGAACTGGCGGACCTGCCGGCGAATTTGCATCGACCGGTGGAGGCCCGCGGCGCGGATTTGGCGATGATCGAACAGCTCAGTTCGAAATTGTGGAGCCAATTATTTCCCGGTCTGCTGGTGTTGATGTCAATCACGGGTGCGTTTTATCCGGCGATCGACTTGGCGGCCGGCGAAAAAGAGCGGGGCACGATGGAAACCTTGTTGATTTGCCCCGCCTCCCGGTCGGAGATCGTGGTGGGCAAATTCTTCACGGTGATGTCGTTTAGTATTATGACCGCCTTGCTGAATTTGATCAGCATGGGGATGACAGGCCGCTATATGGTGGGGCTGATGGGGGCACGCACGATGCCGGGGATGACAACACCGACGTTGCCATCTCTGGGGGATGTTGCCTGGATCGTGATCTTTCTTGTGCCGTTGGCGGCGATGTTTAGTTCACTCTGTTTGGCGTTGGCGACGTTTGCCCGCAGTAGCAAAGAGGGGCAATATTACCTGACGCCGCTGTTGATGGTGACCCTGGGTTTGACGATGTTCTGTTTGTCGCCGGGAGTGGAATTGACCGAGCGGCCGATGTACAGCGTGATGCCGGTCTGCGGCGTGGCGTTGTTGCTCAAGGGACTGTTGATGTCGTCGTTGTCGACAGCGCCGCTGTATGTGTATGCCGTGCCGGTGTTGGGATCGACGCTGTTTTATAGCTTCTTAGCGCTGTATTGGGCGATTGAACAATTCAAAAGCGAAGATGTGCTGTTCCGTGAAGCGGAGCGGTTCGACCTAAAGTTGTGGGTGCATCATCTCCTGCGGGACAAGGAACCGACGCCGAGTTTTTCTGAGGCGGTGATTTGTTTCATTCTGATCATGATGTTGCAGTTTGTGGCGATCAGTGCATCGGGGGGCGGCGCTGGCACGGGGTGGATGATCCGTATGTTGTTGATCACGCAAATCGCTGTGATTGCCAGCCCGGCGCTCTTCATGGGGGTCATGTTGACCACCAGCTTGAGGCAAACATTTCGGCTCTACCTGCCCCGCCTGAAAATGGTGGCTGTCGCCATGGTGTTGGCGGTGGCGATGCACGTGCTCTCGTTCGAGTGGTTGCACCAACTCGATTGGTTCTTCCCCAAATTACCCGATTCGATGGAAGAGCCGTTAAAACGGCTGATGAGCGCGAATATGCCTTGGTGGATTATGCTGGGGACGATGGCCCTCGCACCGGCGATTTGCGAAGAACTGGCGTTTCGCGGTTTCATCTTGAGCGGACTGCGCCGCACGGGCCGCACCTGGATGGCGATCGGTCTGTCGAGCTGTGCCTTTGGTTTCATGCACATGATTCCGCATCAGGTCTTTAACGCGACTTTGTTGGGGCTGGTGCTGGGAATCATCGCAATCCGCAGCAACAGTTTGTTGCCGGGCGTGATCTTCCATCTGATTTATAATTCGCTGGGGGTTATCCATGGCCGCATTGGGCCGCAGTTGTTGGAGCGATTCCGCGGCAACCCGCTGGTTCGTGATGTGGACGGCCAAATGCTGTACGGCTGGCCGACGATCGTGATTGCTGCGTTGATTGCGTTGCCGTTGTTGTGGCGACTGATCCAAGGTATCAATCCCCGCTCGCCGCGGCAGGTCGACCAAATCGCTCCGAATTCGGCCCCGACACTGGTTTCGCCGGGGGCAGGCTCGGTTTAG
- a CDS encoding heavy metal translocating P-type ATPase — translation MQGQPEESDRPRSVRTAQFRVAELDCAEEIRQLEQAVGRQPGIVELKFDIFKNRMTAIYDQAVTDPKQIITRISEIGMRAQPWAPLSAQHALPWWKQWPTWLAALSAASLIIGTTIQFTHAGDSAAFWTSRAAYMAAILAALWQVAPKAWAALSRRQPDMNLLMTVAVFGAIAINEWFEAATVSFLFCVALLLEHWSMGRARRAISALMDLSPPTARRIDAAGKAESLPVEDIELGALISVRPGEKIPLDGVIRAGQSAINEAPITGESRPVDKQPGQEVFAGTINEDGALEIEVTHIAADSTLARIAQMVEEAQAARAPSQQWVERFAQYYTPAMMALALTIAVIPPLLFAANWSEWIYRGLVVLVIACPCALVISTPVSIVSALTAAARQGVLIKGGRYLESCATIQTIAFDKTGTITVGKPVVQSVTPVNSYSRKQLLEVASALEAQSSHPIASAIRHFAAAEEIDTPTVEDHQLLSGRGVVGNIAGEPYWIGSHRLVHEQADESPGVHEKAMELEQAGHSVIAVGTRKQVIGLISVADAPREIAAQVLVSLREAGVKRIDILTGDNQATAEAVAQIIAADHVKAECLPEDKLNYIQQLTSQGEGVAMVGDGVNDAPALAASTVGIAMAAMGTDTAIETADVALMSDDLSRIPWLIRHARRTLTIVRQNIVFALGLKVLFIILTLFGEATLWMAIAADMGASLLVIFNGLRLLNAADRREA, via the coding sequence ATGCAGGGACAACCTGAAGAATCGGATCGCCCGCGCTCCGTGCGGACCGCTCAATTCCGCGTTGCTGAATTGGATTGTGCCGAGGAGATTCGCCAACTCGAACAGGCCGTGGGACGTCAACCGGGGATCGTCGAACTCAAATTCGACATCTTCAAAAACCGCATGACGGCCATCTACGATCAGGCCGTCACCGACCCCAAACAGATCATCACCCGCATTTCCGAAATCGGGATGCGGGCGCAACCCTGGGCACCGCTTTCCGCCCAGCACGCCCTCCCCTGGTGGAAACAATGGCCGACTTGGCTGGCTGCCCTCTCCGCTGCGTCTCTGATCATCGGCACCACAATTCAATTCACACATGCCGGTGACTCCGCCGCATTTTGGACGTCTCGCGCCGCCTACATGGCCGCCATTCTCGCCGCCTTATGGCAAGTCGCCCCCAAAGCCTGGGCTGCACTCAGTCGCCGCCAACCCGATATGAACCTGTTGATGACCGTCGCTGTCTTTGGCGCGATCGCCATCAACGAATGGTTCGAAGCTGCCACCGTCTCCTTTCTGTTCTGCGTAGCACTCTTGCTGGAACACTGGAGCATGGGCCGCGCGCGACGGGCGATCTCCGCACTCATGGACCTTTCTCCTCCCACTGCACGGCGAATCGATGCCGCGGGCAAGGCCGAATCCTTGCCGGTCGAAGATATCGAATTGGGTGCATTAATCTCAGTCCGACCCGGTGAAAAAATCCCGCTCGATGGCGTTATCCGCGCCGGCCAGTCCGCCATCAACGAAGCCCCAATCACCGGCGAGTCCCGCCCGGTCGACAAACAGCCCGGCCAAGAAGTCTTTGCCGGCACCATCAATGAAGACGGCGCGCTGGAAATCGAAGTCACGCACATCGCCGCCGACTCGACACTGGCCCGCATCGCGCAAATGGTCGAAGAAGCCCAAGCCGCCCGCGCGCCCAGCCAACAATGGGTCGAGCGATTCGCCCAATACTATACGCCGGCGATGATGGCTTTGGCCCTCACCATCGCAGTCATTCCCCCTCTGCTGTTCGCCGCCAATTGGAGCGAATGGATTTACCGTGGACTGGTCGTGTTGGTCATTGCCTGCCCCTGTGCGCTGGTCATCTCCACTCCCGTCAGCATCGTTTCAGCTCTCACAGCAGCTGCCCGTCAAGGGGTGCTCATCAAAGGAGGACGGTACCTGGAGTCGTGCGCCACGATCCAAACCATCGCCTTTGATAAAACCGGCACGATCACGGTCGGTAAACCTGTAGTGCAATCCGTCACGCCGGTCAATTCCTATTCGCGCAAACAACTGCTCGAAGTCGCCTCCGCACTGGAAGCACAAAGCAGTCACCCCATCGCCAGCGCCATCCGGCACTTCGCCGCCGCCGAGGAGATCGATACCCCCACAGTCGAGGACCACCAGTTGCTCAGCGGTCGCGGTGTGGTGGGCAACATCGCCGGCGAACCCTATTGGATCGGCAGCCACCGCCTGGTCCACGAACAGGCAGATGAATCACCCGGCGTCCACGAAAAAGCGATGGAACTAGAACAGGCCGGCCACTCCGTAATCGCCGTCGGCACCCGCAAACAGGTTATTGGACTGATCAGCGTCGCCGATGCGCCTCGCGAAATCGCCGCGCAGGTCCTCGTCTCCCTGCGTGAAGCTGGCGTGAAGCGTATCGACATTCTCACCGGCGACAATCAAGCCACCGCTGAAGCCGTCGCCCAGATCATCGCTGCCGATCACGTCAAAGCTGAATGCCTGCCCGAAGATAAACTGAACTACATCCAACAGCTCACCTCCCAAGGCGAGGGCGTGGCGATGGTCGGCGATGGCGTGAACGACGCCCCCGCACTGGCCGCCTCAACCGTCGGAATCGCCATGGCAGCCATGGGAACCGACACCGCCATCGAAACCGCCGATGTGGCCCTGATGTCCGACGACCTTTCACGAATCCCCTGGCTGATTCGACACGCACGGCGAACGCTCACCATCGTCCGTCAAAACATCGTCTTCGCGCTCGGCCTCAAGGTCTTGTTCATCATCCTCACGCTGTTTGGCGAAGCCACACTCTGGATGGCCATCGCCGCCGACATGGGCGCCTCGCTCCTGGTTATTTTCAACGGTCTACGACTGCTGAACGCTGCTGATAGGCGTGAGGCTTGA
- a CDS encoding UbiA family prenyltransferase, translated as MTRSKLLAYLQIVRLPALFTAMADIFLGYLIVHRSFTSVLDFVLLLLASGGLYLSGMVFNDVFDRRIDAQERPGRPIPSGRVPLTNAIGLGGLLMAGGVGAASVVGPSSLTVALMIVAAIFAYDWLLKATPLGPIAMGSCRSLNVILGASTAPSLWSGHHIGIALALGVYIVGVTWFARSEANAGRRSKFQAITGMLLVNTGVMLLISFVLSTKNLGNPLSVLMLFAVILLVINRRLAVAIFDPVGPKIGLAIKTMLLSLPLIDAALVLFITQRVEYSLAVAALIIPALLLARRIAVT; from the coding sequence ATGACCCGCTCCAAACTGCTGGCGTATCTGCAAATCGTCCGGCTACCGGCCCTCTTCACGGCAATGGCCGATATCTTTCTGGGATATCTCATCGTCCACCGCAGCTTCACATCGGTGTTGGACTTCGTGCTGTTGTTGTTGGCCTCCGGGGGTTTGTATTTGTCCGGCATGGTCTTCAACGACGTCTTTGATCGCCGTATCGATGCCCAAGAGCGGCCCGGACGCCCCATTCCTTCCGGACGTGTTCCGCTAACCAATGCAATCGGACTCGGCGGCCTGTTAATGGCAGGCGGCGTTGGCGCCGCTTCGGTCGTGGGACCATCCAGCCTCACCGTCGCCCTGATGATCGTCGCCGCGATCTTCGCCTACGACTGGCTGCTCAAAGCCACGCCGCTAGGACCGATCGCCATGGGCAGTTGCCGCAGCCTGAATGTGATTCTAGGAGCCAGCACAGCCCCGTCGCTCTGGAGCGGACACCACATCGGCATCGCCCTTGCACTGGGCGTGTACATCGTCGGCGTCACCTGGTTTGCCCGCAGCGAAGCCAACGCCGGACGCCGCAGCAAATTCCAAGCCATCACCGGCATGCTGCTCGTCAACACCGGCGTGATGCTGCTGATTTCATTCGTCCTGTCCACCAAGAACCTAGGCAACCCTCTCTCGGTCTTGATGCTCTTCGCAGTGATCCTACTCGTCATCAACCGCCGCCTCGCAGTCGCAATCTTCGATCCCGTCGGCCCCAAAATCGGCCTAGCGATCAAGACCATGCTCCTCTCCCTCCCCCTCATCGACGCCGCCTTAGTACTCTTCATCACCCAACGCGTCGAGTACTCCCTAGCCGTCGCCGCCCTCATCATCCCCGCCCTACTCCTCGCCCGCCGCATCGCGGTGACTTAG
- a CDS encoding ATP-binding cassette domain-containing protein has product MKISVGYAFLPKQMSLRTAAVMDHFGVGFETGRHEIAEKLELPIQEGDVVCFTGESGSGKSSLMRAVAGELPGVVNIDALDLGEAILVEALGQSFEEAARLLSMCGLGEAHLMLRRPTELSDGQRYRFRLALALAQQPLWIMADEFTATLDRTLAKVVAFNLARHARKTATGILLATTHEDVLVDLQPTLHVRCALDGPPEVTRYERKKKASALATTCGSVVGPSPTGRISLGGITAVTASG; this is encoded by the coding sequence GTGAAAATTTCGGTAGGTTACGCGTTTTTGCCCAAACAGATGAGCTTGCGGACGGCGGCGGTGATGGATCATTTTGGGGTCGGTTTTGAAACAGGCCGGCATGAGATCGCTGAGAAGTTGGAGTTACCGATTCAAGAGGGGGACGTAGTTTGTTTTACGGGCGAATCGGGGTCGGGGAAATCGAGTTTGATGCGGGCCGTTGCAGGCGAATTGCCGGGAGTGGTGAACATTGATGCCTTGGATTTGGGAGAGGCGATTCTTGTGGAAGCGTTGGGACAATCCTTTGAGGAGGCGGCGCGGTTGTTGTCGATGTGCGGTTTGGGAGAAGCGCATTTGATGTTGCGGCGGCCTACGGAATTGAGCGATGGTCAACGGTATCGATTTCGCCTGGCGTTGGCACTCGCGCAACAACCGCTGTGGATTATGGCGGATGAATTTACGGCGACCTTGGATCGCACATTGGCCAAGGTGGTGGCCTTCAACTTGGCGCGGCATGCGCGGAAGACGGCGACCGGTATTTTGTTGGCGACGACGCACGAGGATGTGTTGGTTGATCTGCAACCGACGTTGCATGTGCGGTGCGCATTGGACGGCCCGCCGGAAGTCACCCGTTACGAGCGTAAAAAAAAAGCATCAGCTTTGGCGACGACATGTGGATCAGTCGTGGGACCAAGTCCGACTGGCCGCATTTCGCTCGGTGGCATTACCGCAGTCACGGCGTCGGGCTGA
- a CDS encoding terminase large subunit domain-containing protein, whose amino-acid sequence MQNCLSWQQRRDLRYRLRLHGALKRRAAKYSPADFRRQLRLRPGSPVCLGDATEAWQAADFAALDGAWLSLAGRGGAVGVRRAYIERPRGHGKTSDMAAQVLWILLYAESAVNGLVAAADLDQATLLRKAIERFVRLNQELCGPLRFRQHGVVNGKTGSRLEVISSDVQSSWGALPDFVVCDELSHWPRPDMWHSLFSSAAKKRDCVLAILTNAGVGRGWQWDVREAARTSSSWYFSSIAGPCAPWIRDEDLQEQRELLPPSVYDRLWRNIWQEGGGEFVTLAEAEACRDADLSERSRSAPGCRYIAAIDYAEKRDYTVGVVVHREGQRVVVDRMDVVRPQPDAPVEVAWVEEWIERIAADFHAVTFVVDEYQLVSTIQKFGRRFDVRRFEFLSGRGNHALALNLRQLILQRLVRWYAGCGELHAEWGRDDLETELASVVLRQSASGRCRIDHHVGGRQHDDRAFALGAACLHAVEGASGGEWLLVGSM is encoded by the coding sequence ATGCAGAATTGCTTGAGTTGGCAACAGCGGAGGGACTTGCGGTACCGGTTGCGTTTGCACGGGGCGCTCAAGCGTCGGGCGGCGAAGTATAGCCCGGCGGATTTTCGTCGGCAGTTGCGGCTGAGGCCGGGGTCGCCGGTTTGTTTGGGGGACGCGACCGAAGCGTGGCAGGCGGCGGATTTTGCGGCGCTCGACGGGGCGTGGCTGTCGTTGGCGGGCCGCGGTGGTGCCGTAGGAGTGCGGCGGGCATATATCGAACGACCGCGGGGGCATGGCAAGACGTCGGACATGGCGGCGCAGGTGTTGTGGATATTGCTGTACGCCGAGAGCGCAGTGAATGGTTTGGTCGCGGCGGCGGATTTGGATCAGGCGACGTTGCTGCGCAAGGCGATCGAAAGGTTCGTGCGACTGAATCAGGAATTATGTGGGCCACTCAGATTCCGGCAGCACGGCGTAGTGAACGGGAAGACTGGCAGCCGGTTGGAGGTGATCAGTTCCGACGTGCAGAGTTCTTGGGGGGCGTTGCCGGACTTTGTGGTGTGTGATGAATTGAGTCATTGGCCGCGACCGGATATGTGGCATTCCTTGTTTTCGTCGGCAGCAAAGAAACGAGACTGTGTGTTGGCGATTTTGACCAATGCCGGCGTGGGCCGTGGTTGGCAATGGGATGTGCGTGAGGCGGCGCGGACGAGTTCGTCGTGGTATTTTTCGTCGATTGCCGGCCCGTGCGCTCCGTGGATTCGGGACGAAGACTTGCAGGAACAGCGGGAATTGTTACCGCCCAGCGTCTATGACCGGTTGTGGCGCAACATTTGGCAAGAGGGTGGCGGGGAATTCGTCACGTTGGCTGAAGCTGAAGCGTGTCGCGATGCGGACTTGTCGGAGCGGAGTCGAAGCGCGCCGGGGTGTCGCTATATTGCGGCGATCGACTATGCGGAGAAGCGGGACTACACCGTGGGTGTGGTGGTGCATCGCGAGGGGCAGCGGGTTGTGGTGGATCGCATGGACGTGGTCCGTCCACAGCCCGATGCGCCGGTGGAGGTCGCCTGGGTCGAGGAGTGGATCGAACGCATCGCTGCTGATTTTCATGCGGTGACGTTCGTGGTCGACGAATATCAATTGGTGAGCACGATTCAAAAATTCGGCCGTCGGTTTGACGTACGACGTTTTGAGTTTCTGTCGGGGCGAGGCAACCATGCACTGGCGCTCAATTTGCGGCAGTTGATTTTGCAACGACTGGTCCGTTGGTACGCCGGGTGCGGCGAGTTGCATGCGGAGTGGGGCCGAGACGATTTGGAGACGGAATTGGCCAGCGTTGTATTGCGGCAATCCGCCTCGGGCCGCTGTCGCATCGACCATCACGTGGGCGGTCGGCAACACGACGACCGCGCATTTGCATTGGGTGCGGCTTGTTTGCATGCGGTGGAAGGGGCTTCGGGGGGGGAGTGGTTGTTGGTGGGGAGTATGTAG
- a CDS encoding phage portal protein → MGYLRDRWRVAALRARYARRVQERLLNLVETSGPLPVSEDPGKWTLLGPGSGAMDAVQRTDLRARARQLAMTNSHARNVIRLLEIYVVGPGLKLSHGARREDAAAKELAARADAVWAEFLRANQRHFSYREYGRRAWRDGECFLRLFRRPAWPPSVRFVDPETVATPAHEEESEGIVTEPDDVETPVAYQRVDAVSLELREEIPAADMLHTKLGADSNQKRGVTVLAPAIETLESFDKWLETELLARRLQSSIVLWRKVQGSPSEVASVADGAQHNSRTDPYGTVRNEKVRAGTILTTSQGTDLQFLQPDTNFGDAVPMGRLLLLCLAAGQGLPEFMLTCDASNANFASTMVAEGPAVKLFQAEQQFFVAEFERLWRWVMSEAIRAGLLPDDFHDQVMPHWSAPELVNRDRPRERLADARLCDAGILSKAEVARRDGADPELMRAEREEE, encoded by the coding sequence TTGGGATACTTACGTGATCGTTGGCGGGTGGCGGCTTTGCGGGCTCGGTATGCTCGGCGGGTTCAGGAGCGGTTGTTGAATTTGGTGGAGACGTCGGGGCCGTTGCCGGTTTCTGAGGATCCGGGGAAATGGACGTTGTTAGGTCCGGGAAGTGGAGCCATGGATGCGGTGCAGCGGACTGATTTGCGTGCGCGGGCCCGGCAGTTGGCGATGACCAATTCGCATGCGCGGAATGTGATTCGGCTGTTGGAGATTTACGTCGTGGGGCCGGGACTGAAGCTGTCCCACGGGGCGCGGCGGGAGGATGCGGCGGCGAAGGAATTGGCGGCCCGCGCGGATGCGGTGTGGGCGGAGTTTTTGCGAGCGAATCAGCGGCACTTCTCCTACCGCGAATATGGTCGGCGGGCGTGGAGGGATGGGGAATGTTTTTTGCGGCTGTTTCGTCGTCCCGCTTGGCCGCCGAGTGTGCGGTTTGTTGATCCCGAAACGGTGGCGACGCCCGCGCATGAAGAGGAGAGCGAAGGGATTGTCACGGAGCCGGACGACGTCGAAACGCCGGTAGCGTATCAACGAGTCGATGCGGTTTCGTTGGAACTGCGCGAGGAGATTCCGGCAGCGGATATGTTGCATACGAAATTGGGAGCGGACTCGAATCAAAAACGGGGCGTGACCGTATTAGCGCCGGCGATCGAAACGCTTGAAAGTTTCGACAAATGGTTGGAGACGGAGTTGCTCGCGCGGCGGTTGCAGTCGTCGATTGTGTTATGGCGGAAGGTGCAGGGATCGCCCTCGGAGGTCGCTTCGGTGGCCGATGGTGCCCAACACAATTCGCGGACCGATCCATACGGAACGGTGCGGAATGAAAAGGTGCGAGCCGGGACGATCTTGACGACGTCGCAGGGAACCGATTTGCAATTCTTGCAGCCGGATACGAACTTCGGCGATGCGGTCCCAATGGGGCGGTTGCTGTTGTTGTGTCTGGCAGCAGGGCAGGGGTTGCCGGAGTTCATGCTGACGTGCGATGCCTCGAACGCGAATTTTGCATCGACGATGGTGGCTGAGGGGCCGGCGGTGAAGTTGTTCCAGGCGGAGCAGCAGTTTTTCGTCGCTGAGTTTGAGCGTTTGTGGCGCTGGGTGATGTCCGAAGCAATCCGGGCGGGGCTGTTACCGGACGACTTTCATGACCAGGTGATGCCGCATTGGAGCGCGCCGGAGTTGGTGAATCGCGATCGCCCACGAGAACGCTTGGCCGATGCACGGCTGTGCGACGCGGGGATTTTGAGCAAGGCGGAAGTGGCACGGCGCGACGGGGCGGATCCGGAGTTGATGCGTGCGGAGCGTGAGGAGGAGTAG
- a CDS encoding HEAT repeat domain-containing protein: MTDQPTYDDDAALPNELPPVEPPSAGFILQLFLIPALIIGVIVGVVFVFGLMASSQDDWRDLVQKVGSPNGDIRWRAAMGLAQMLSLDDKKENSEENLVGNRQVADALCGLLNEELSRTSPNEDEIQTQAFLTRAVQLLRVPDVVVPTLIRAIDADQDLEVRKNGLAAVAIVANRAQEAGQPLNAELTDALTEKLTEVSAEMTPADSAPLMRQMGAFALGMLDSEQATARLQILLDDSNPATRANAMIGLARHEDASGFPVLVEILESAARAPQEDDDAFERFASVKNGIMAIELLASSLTVAQREQLIELLSPIEKSHAEPRIRIDAGNAIKTLNSVSETP; the protein is encoded by the coding sequence ATGACTGATCAACCGACATACGACGACGATGCCGCATTGCCCAACGAACTTCCACCGGTCGAACCTCCGTCGGCGGGATTTATTCTGCAATTGTTTTTGATCCCGGCGTTGATCATCGGCGTGATCGTGGGAGTGGTCTTCGTATTTGGGTTGATGGCGTCTTCCCAGGACGATTGGCGGGATCTGGTGCAGAAGGTGGGCAGCCCGAACGGTGATATCCGTTGGCGGGCAGCGATGGGGCTGGCACAGATGTTGTCGTTGGACGACAAAAAGGAGAACTCAGAGGAGAACCTGGTTGGAAATCGCCAAGTGGCCGACGCGCTGTGTGGACTGCTCAACGAAGAACTGAGCCGTACGTCGCCCAACGAGGACGAAATACAAACGCAAGCGTTTTTAACCCGGGCGGTCCAGTTACTGCGCGTGCCGGATGTGGTGGTCCCGACGCTGATTCGCGCCATCGATGCGGATCAGGATTTGGAGGTTCGCAAAAACGGATTGGCGGCTGTGGCCATTGTCGCCAATCGGGCGCAAGAAGCGGGGCAACCTTTGAATGCGGAATTGACCGATGCGCTGACCGAGAAGCTGACAGAAGTCTCCGCTGAGATGACTCCAGCCGATTCGGCGCCGTTGATGCGACAGATGGGGGCGTTTGCTTTGGGCATGCTCGATTCCGAGCAGGCCACCGCACGGTTGCAGATCCTGTTGGATGACAGCAATCCGGCGACGCGAGCCAATGCCATGATTGGATTGGCGCGACATGAGGATGCGAGTGGATTTCCGGTGTTGGTGGAAATCCTCGAATCAGCGGCGCGGGCCCCCCAAGAAGATGACGACGCGTTTGAGCGGTTTGCTTCGGTGAAAAACGGGATTATGGCGATTGAGCTGCTGGCGTCGTCTTTAACGGTTGCGCAGCGTGAACAGTTGATTGAGCTGCTGTCTCCCATTGAAAAAAGCCATGCCGAACCGCGGATTCGGATCGATGCGGGCAACGCCATTAAGACGCTGAATTCGGTGAGCGAGACTCCGTGA